The following are encoded in a window of Stigmatella erecta genomic DNA:
- a CDS encoding carboxypeptidase regulatory-like domain-containing protein: protein MTLRTLGLAVVGVSGLVWAPACKNEAPVPPAAPAAPEVAKAPGAPAAPAPAPVTSRGTIRGVVTFKGEPPAPAELAPSADPACEGMSLKDPALLVKDGKLRNVLVRVRGPVPGAIPAVDTPAVVDQQKCSYQPRVQGAVAGQPLQIKNSDGTMHNVRGMLGSKALFNVAQPPSAPPVTKPLPADIELLQLKCDVHPWMRAYVAVSPHPYFGVTSDDGAFTLEGVPAGTYSLEAWHETLGTQTAEVTVQEGTPAEVSFAFAAAGKG, encoded by the coding sequence ATGACGCTGCGCACGCTCGGCCTCGCGGTGGTGGGTGTCTCGGGACTGGTGTGGGCTCCGGCCTGCAAGAACGAGGCGCCGGTGCCTCCTGCCGCCCCCGCGGCCCCGGAAGTGGCCAAGGCGCCGGGGGCTCCTGCGGCGCCCGCGCCCGCGCCCGTCACCTCGCGCGGGACCATTCGCGGGGTGGTGACCTTCAAGGGCGAGCCGCCCGCCCCGGCGGAGCTGGCCCCCAGCGCGGACCCGGCCTGCGAGGGCATGTCCCTGAAGGACCCGGCGCTCCTGGTGAAGGACGGCAAGCTGCGGAACGTGCTGGTGCGCGTGCGCGGCCCGGTGCCGGGAGCTATCCCGGCGGTGGACACGCCCGCCGTGGTGGATCAGCAGAAGTGCAGCTACCAGCCCCGCGTGCAGGGCGCCGTGGCCGGGCAGCCCCTGCAGATCAAGAACAGCGACGGCACGATGCACAACGTGCGGGGCATGCTGGGCAGCAAGGCCCTCTTCAACGTGGCCCAGCCGCCCTCGGCCCCGCCGGTGACGAAGCCCTTGCCCGCGGACATCGAGCTGCTCCAGCTCAAGTGTGACGTGCACCCGTGGATGCGCGCCTACGTGGCGGTGAGCCCTCACCCCTATTTCGGCGTTACCAGCGACGATGGCGCCTTCACCCTGGAGGGCGTCCCGGCCGGCACGTACAGCCTGGAGGCGTGGCACGAGACGCTGGGCACCCAGACGGCCGAAGTCACGGTGCAGGAGGGCACGCCCGCCGAGGTGTCCTTCGCCTTCGCCGCGGCCGGCAAGGGGTAG
- the cyoE gene encoding heme o synthase, with translation MNARAESQPTTASDLLSLTKPRLSSLVLATTAGGVWLAPGHLHFSRVLVTMLATAGTVAAANALNCYLERHSDRFMARTSGRPLPSGRMEPGVALWFGLSLAAVSLPALALGANVLTALLGLSALLSYVLLYTPLKARTSAAMLVGAVPGALPPLMGWTAVTGVVDAGGFVLFSILFLWQIPHFLAIALFRKEEYAAAGLKSVPLERGDESSRAQIVLYLVALVPMTLLPYQLHIAGGWYLASAVVLGLAFLALGAWGFFRQLGKPWARQTFFFSLLYLTGLFAVMALDTGIGGWQ, from the coding sequence GTGAACGCGCGAGCCGAGAGCCAGCCGACCACCGCGTCGGATCTGCTGTCCCTCACCAAGCCCCGGCTGTCGAGCCTCGTGCTCGCCACCACCGCGGGGGGCGTGTGGCTGGCCCCTGGCCACCTGCACTTCTCGCGTGTCCTGGTGACGATGCTGGCCACCGCGGGCACCGTGGCCGCCGCCAACGCCCTCAACTGCTACCTGGAGCGCCACAGCGACCGCTTCATGGCGCGCACCAGCGGCCGTCCGCTGCCCTCTGGGCGCATGGAGCCAGGGGTGGCGCTGTGGTTCGGCCTGTCGCTGGCCGCCGTGTCCCTGCCGGCCCTGGCGCTGGGCGCCAACGTGCTCACGGCCCTGCTCGGGTTGAGCGCGCTGCTGAGCTACGTGCTGCTCTACACCCCGCTCAAGGCGCGCACCTCCGCGGCCATGCTGGTGGGCGCGGTGCCGGGCGCGCTGCCGCCGCTGATGGGCTGGACGGCCGTCACGGGCGTGGTGGACGCCGGGGGCTTCGTCCTCTTCTCCATCCTCTTTCTCTGGCAGATCCCCCACTTCCTGGCCATCGCGCTCTTCCGCAAGGAGGAGTACGCCGCCGCGGGCCTCAAGTCCGTGCCGCTGGAGCGCGGGGATGAGTCCAGCCGGGCGCAGATCGTCCTCTACCTGGTGGCGCTGGTGCCGATGACGCTCCTGCCCTACCAGCTGCACATCGCCGGCGGGTGGTACCTGGCCTCGGCGGTGGTGCTCGGCCTGGCCTTCCTGGCGCTCGGCGCGTGGGGCTTCTTCCGGCAGCTGGGCAAGCCCTGGGCCCGCCAGACGTTCTTCTTCTCGCTGCTCTACCTCACGGGCCTGTTCGCCGTGATGGCGCTCGACACCGGCATCGGTGGTTGGCAGTAA
- a CDS encoding sensor histidine kinase — MRGPPPPGQRAPRGPGRGGQRDFRALEQGRPWGRQGRPGPWRMTRLGHYIRARLHRRIFIWFGLSILITGVMVATVMNLMGGSNWAQELERVRHFVSNRFAEVWDVPGRREALVRDISQDLGVDLELRGPTGALLNPEGPRCAKPDFSVDVVREGSPLGSLHACYWNSRRKSPWRVLPFVLSGAMLWLLSGMIARRLTRPMDELVRAARALGAGQLETRAQLGRDATSEVGVLADAFNDMAARIERQMADQRELLATVSHELRTPLAHLRVLTELLREGASTPATLDQVDREVVELDVLVGELLASSRLDFGQVTSRPLEGPELAARALERTGMPPELLSVETPDTALSGDATLLGRALANLLDNARKHAGGAVALRLLEREGALAFCVEDRGPGLLPGEETRIFAPFYRQDRGAEAREGGSLGLGLALVQRIARAHGGDAFAENLPEGGARVGFTLLRTGPRGPTPLPPA, encoded by the coding sequence ATGCGTGGGCCTCCCCCACCAGGCCAGCGGGCTCCCCGGGGCCCCGGACGGGGCGGCCAGCGGGACTTCCGGGCGCTGGAGCAGGGCAGGCCCTGGGGCCGCCAGGGCCGGCCGGGCCCCTGGCGGATGACGCGCCTGGGCCACTACATCCGCGCCCGCCTGCACCGGCGCATCTTCATCTGGTTCGGCCTGTCCATCCTCATCACCGGCGTGATGGTGGCCACGGTGATGAACCTCATGGGCGGCTCGAACTGGGCCCAGGAGCTGGAGCGCGTCCGGCATTTCGTCAGCAACCGCTTCGCCGAGGTCTGGGACGTGCCCGGGCGGCGCGAGGCCCTCGTCCGGGACATCTCCCAAGACCTGGGGGTGGACCTGGAGCTGCGAGGCCCCACAGGAGCGCTGCTGAACCCGGAGGGGCCCCGGTGCGCCAAGCCGGACTTCTCCGTGGACGTGGTGCGCGAGGGCAGCCCGTTGGGTTCGCTGCACGCCTGTTACTGGAACTCGCGGCGGAAGAGCCCCTGGCGCGTCCTGCCCTTCGTGCTGTCCGGGGCCATGTTGTGGCTGCTGTCAGGCATGATTGCCCGGCGGCTGACGCGCCCCATGGACGAGCTGGTCCGGGCCGCGCGCGCCCTGGGGGCCGGACAGCTGGAGACCCGGGCCCAGCTGGGCCGCGATGCCACGAGCGAGGTGGGCGTGCTCGCGGATGCCTTCAACGACATGGCCGCCCGCATCGAGCGGCAGATGGCGGACCAGCGCGAGCTGCTCGCCACGGTGTCCCATGAGCTGCGCACACCGCTCGCCCACCTGCGGGTGCTCACCGAGCTGCTCCGGGAAGGGGCCAGCACCCCGGCGACGTTGGATCAGGTGGACCGCGAAGTCGTCGAGCTGGACGTGCTGGTGGGCGAGCTGCTCGCCAGCTCCCGGCTGGACTTTGGCCAGGTGACCTCCCGCCCCCTGGAGGGCCCGGAGCTCGCGGCGCGCGCCCTGGAGCGGACCGGCATGCCCCCGGAGCTGCTGTCCGTGGAGACCCCGGACACGGCCCTCTCCGGGGATGCGACGCTGCTCGGCCGGGCGCTCGCGAACCTCCTGGACAATGCGCGCAAGCACGCCGGGGGCGCGGTGGCGCTGCGGCTCCTGGAGCGGGAGGGGGCGCTGGCCTTCTGCGTGGAGGACCGGGGCCCCGGGCTTCTTCCTGGAGAGGAGACGCGCATCTTCGCCCCCTTCTACCGGCAGGACCGGGGCGCCGAGGCGCGCGAGGGAGGATCGCTCGGACTGGGGCTGGCCCTGGTGCAGCGCATCGCCCGGGCCCACGGCGGTGACGCCTTCGCGGAGAACCTCCCGGAAGGAGGCGCCCGCGTGGGGTTCACGCTGCTGAGGACAGGCCCCCGGGGGCCCACGCCCCTGCCCCCCGCCTGA